In one Cyclopterus lumpus isolate fCycLum1 chromosome 22, fCycLum1.pri, whole genome shotgun sequence genomic region, the following are encoded:
- the sdsl gene encoding serine dehydratase-like — translation MAKHFHLNTPLLESASMSKRVGTPVYLKMENAQPSGSFKIRGIGLLCQQLTSQSKGVVCSSGGNAGMAAAYVARKMGVPATIVVPSSSSQLVVQRLQDQGATVKIAGKVWDDANAEALRLQETEGLTYVPPFDHPLLWQGHASMIAEVAASLGPGAKPGAVLVSVGGGGLLCGVAQGLKDAGWTDVPIVAMETAGADSFNAAVKAGSLVTLDDITSEAKCLGAKTVCRRAFEYGQCGELTVISELVTDQQALSAVETFLDEERVLVEMACGAALAAVYSGLIRRLQDEGRLPALLGPLLVIVCGGSCIDMEQLTHLKHKLQA, via the exons ATGGCGAAGCATTTCCACCTGAACACCCCGCTGCTGGAGAGCGCCAGCATGTCCAAGCGCGTGGGAACCCCCGTGTACCTGAAGATGGAGAATGCACAGCCCTCCGGCTCCTTCAAGATCCGGGGCATCGGACTCCTCTGCCAGCAG CTCACCAGCCAATCCAAAGGAGTTGTCTGCTcttcag GTGGTAATGCAGGTATGGCCGCAGCCTACGTAGCAAGAAAAATGGGTGTCCCAGCCACCATCGTAGttccctcctcatcttctcaGCTGGTCGTTCAGAGACTCCAGGATCAGGGGGCCACTGTCAAGATTGCAGGCAAG GTTTGGGATGACGCCAATGCAGAGGCTCTCCGACTGCAGGAGACTGAAGGACTCACCTACGTTCCTCCATTCGATCACCCGCTGCTCTG GCAGGGCCACGCCAGTATGATCGCGGAGGTCGCGGCCTCCCTGGGTCCCGGCGCCAAGCCCGGAGCGGTGCTGGTGTCTGTGGGCGGAGGAGGGCTCCTCTGCGGCGTCGCTCAGGGCCTAAAGGACGCCGGCTGGACGGATGTACCCATCGTCGCCATGGAGACGGCGGGGGCCGACAGTTTTAACGCCGCGGTCAAGGCGGGGAGTCTGGTCACACTGGATGACATCACCAG TGAGGCCAAATGTCTCGGAGCAAAGACGGTTTGCAGGAGAGCTTTTGAATACGGCCAATGTGGAGAGCTCACCGTCATTTCTGAACTCGTGACTGACCAGCAGGCCCTGAGCGCTGTGGAAACATTCctag ATGAGGAGCGTGTGTTGGTGGAGATGGCGTGCGGAGCGGCGCTGGCAGCCGTCTACAGCGGACTCATACGCAGATTACAGGATGAAG GTCGGCTGCCGGCTCTCTTGGGCCCCCTGCTGGTGATCGTGTGCGGTGGCAGCTGCATCGACATGGAGCAGCTAACACACCTCAAACACAAACTGCAggcttaa